A single genomic interval of Hevea brasiliensis isolate MT/VB/25A 57/8 chromosome 4, ASM3005281v1, whole genome shotgun sequence harbors:
- the LOC110635265 gene encoding agamous-like MADS-box protein AGL62 produces the protein MKKITKKQSPDVTFAKRRQGLLNKAGELCVLCGAEVAVVGFSPAGKPFAFDHPSVDNVIDRCLSDSNNNGNVNADQVEKSRKQYMEALVKLEHQRKLLDRIRKDREKEAASGRDTFWWDDPVERMDSEELEQYVASLEELKKNVLVRVDEMEKANNSPSRFLLLEDDQ, from the coding sequence ATGAAGAAAATAACCAAAAAACAATCCCCAGATGTAACCTTTGCAAAGCGGCGCCAAGGTCTTCTCAATAAGGCTGGTGAGCTTTGTGTACTTTGCGGAGCTGAGGTGGCAGTCGTCGGCTTCTCCCCAGCCGGCAAACCATTTGCCTTTGATCACCCCTCCGTTGACAACGTAATAGATCGCTGTCTCTCTGACTCTAACAACAATGGGAACGTAAACGCAGACCAAGTGGAGAAGAGCAGGAAGCAATACATGGAGGCACTTGTCAAGTTGGAGCATCAGAGGAAACTGTTAGACAGGATAAGGAAGGATCGTGAGAAAGAAGCCGCCTCCGGAAGAGACACGTTCTGGTGGGATGATCCTGTAGAGAGGATGGACTCGGAGGAGCTGGAGCAGTATGTGGCCTCCTTGGAAGAACTTAAGAAGAATGTGCTTGTTAGGGTTGATGAGATGGAGAAGGCAAACAATTCTCCATCCAGATTCTTGCTTTTAGAGGATGATCAGTAG